The following proteins come from a genomic window of Candidatus Bathyarchaeota archaeon:
- a CDS encoding L-threonylcarbamoyladenylate synthase — protein MRILKATLENIRAAAEIVKEGGLVVYPTDTVYGLGCDPFNVNAVEKLIRVKGTRDKPLPILSCSFDDIEKVAELSNKARRIGEKLWPGPLTLILPKKLLPDIVTFGLATVGVRIPNHEVALKLIKLSGGLLIGTSANKTGVQHPSTAAEAYKQLKDEVDVILDGGMTGFGVSSTMLDLTGEKPKILRIGPITLENLLEFGFIP, from the coding sequence ATGCGGATATTGAAAGCAACTTTGGAGAATATTAGAGCCGCCGCAGAAATTGTTAAAGAGGGCGGATTAGTCGTTTATCCAACTGACACTGTTTACGGTTTGGGTTGCGACCCTTTTAACGTTAATGCAGTTGAAAAGCTTATTCGAGTAAAAGGCACAAGAGACAAACCTTTGCCCATTCTTTCATGTAGCTTCGACGACATTGAGAAAGTAGCTGAGCTTTCTAATAAAGCTAGAAGAATTGGTGAAAAGCTTTGGCCAGGACCCTTGACTTTAATATTACCGAAAAAACTTCTTCCTGATATTGTTACATTTGGCTTAGCAACTGTTGGTGTAAGGATACCAAACCACGAAGTTGCACTTAAGCTCATAAAGTTATCAGGAGGGCTTCTTATAGGCACCAGTGCTAACAAAACTGGAGTTCAACATCCGTCTACTGCTGCTGAGGCTTATAAGCAATTGAAGGATGAAGTAGATGTGATTCTTGATGGCGGCATGACTGGATTCGGAGTTTCTTCAACAATGCTTGATTTGACTGGAGAAAAGCCTAAAATCTTACGTATTGGGCCTATAACTCTTGAAAATTTATTGGAATTTGGATTCATTCCTTAG